In Rutidosis leptorrhynchoides isolate AG116_Rl617_1_P2 chromosome 2, CSIRO_AGI_Rlap_v1, whole genome shotgun sequence, one genomic interval encodes:
- the LOC139888810 gene encoding uncharacterized protein: MYADPRRHPVNFEVGDSVYLKVSPWKGVIRFGKRGKLAPRYIGPLKIIQRVNDQTVVLELPTELIGIHNTFNVCYLRKCKVDDETQKVPLSDLRVDLNQKLVEELVRIVDRKIVTRVTEQFGHQTRRQGWEPTEAASQGLFEVDRGSLIGSRRFSLFNVA; encoded by the exons atgtatgctgatccacgtagacATCCGGTAAACTTTGAGGTTGGGGATAGTGTGTatttgaaagtttcaccgtggaaaggagTTATCCGGTTTGGTAAACGGGGTAAGTTAGCTCCAAGGTATATTGGGCCTTTAAAAATTATTCAAAGGGTTAACGACCAGACAGTTGTATTAGAGCTTCCGACAGAGTTGAtaggaattcataacacattcaaCGTGTGTTACCTTAGAAAGTGTAAGGTCGACGATGAAACGCAAAAAGTTCCATTGAGTGATTTGAGGGTAGACTtgaatcaaaagttagttgaagaacttGTTAGAATTGTCGATAGAAAG ATTgtaacaagggtcacagaacag TTTGGACACCaaacgaggcggcaaggttgggaacccaccgaggcggcaagtcAGGGTTTAtttgaggtcgaccgtggtagcctgatCGGGTCAAGACGTTTCTCTCTGTTCAATGTAGCATAG